Part of the Microvirgula aerodenitrificans DSM 15089 genome, GAGGACTTCCTTCAGCATTTCGATGTCGAGTGCCTGATTGGCGACCAGACGTTTCAATCGGGCGTTCTCTTCCTCCAGCTGTTTCAGTCGTTTGGCTTCCGACACCTCCATACCGCCAAATTTGTTGCGCCAGTTATAGAAGGTGGCATCAGAAATACCATACTTGCGGCACAGTTCCGTGACCGGAAGACCGGCCTCCGCTTCCTTCAGGACGGCGATGACTTGCGCTTCAGTGAATCGAGACTTCCGCATGAGAGGCTCCTTTGGCCTTCATGCTAACTTATGCTTGGTATACCTGCAGGGGGGAAGGTCACTTATCTATAGCGCCTTAACCACAAGGGTTGTTGATACAATTTCACGCAGGCCGCCGCTATCGATAGTCAGGGTCAGCGGCAATCGGTCGCCGACCGCCAGCGGCGTACGCAGGCCGATCAGCATCAGGTGGATGCCGTCATGGCGCATGACCAGTGGGCGGGCCGGCGATAGCGGCAGGGCACCCAGCCGGCGCATGCCGAAGCGGCCCTGTGCGTCGACAAAGCTTTCATGGATTTCGACCCGGCCGACACGCGGGCTGCTGGCAGCAATCAGTCGCGCCGGTGTGGTGCTGGTCAGGGTGACAAAGCCGGCGCTGCCGTACTGGCCGGCGCGGGTACGCCATGCCCAGCCGTCACGGGCGGTGACTGTGCCGGGGTCGGCCAGCGCGGGCATGCAGAGCATTGTCAGGGTGACGGACAGGCAAAGCAGGAGGCGTTGCATGCTGTGTACCTTCAATGGAACAGGATGAAAAAAGGGAGGCCCCTGCTCAGGGGCCCCCGGTAAAACCGACCGTGCTCCGCGACACAGGGGTCATCGGAACTCGAACGCGGAGCCTGTGACCGGACACCCCACGCCTGTATTGCGGCCGGAAAACGGGGGCACCGTGATGCCCCCGCCGTGAACGGAGCTCCTCAACGCCGTTCGACGATCATGCGGCTGCGCATCTCCAGGTGCAGCGCGTGGCAGAAGTGGGTGCAGTAGCACCAGAACACGCCGGGCTTGTCGGCCTTGAAAGTGACCGACTTGGTTTCCTGCGGATTGACAACAAAGTTGATGTCGTACATCGGAATGCCGAAACCGTGGGTCAGATCCTCGACCTTGTCATGGTTGGTCAGGATGATCGTGACTTCATCGCCCTGCTTGACCTTGAACTCGCGCATCGAGTACGCCGGTGCCTGGCTGGCCAGGTAGATGGTGACCTTGTTGCCGTTGCGTTCGATGCGCTGGCTCTTCGGGTCCTTCACCGCATTCGGGAAGTCATCCATGTTGTAGACCTGGCGGGTCTTGATCACGTCACGGCGGATGCCGATGGCGTCATGCGGCTCCGAGTAGGCCGGATGGTCGGCCACCAGCACCATCTTGTCGCCGCTGATGTCGATCAGCTGCTCGGTTTCTGCATGCAGCGGCCCCACCGGCAGGAAACGGTCCTTGGAGAACTTGTTGCCGGAGTTGAAGAACTTGCCGTCGGCTTCCTTGGTTTCGCCCATCGTGGTCCAGCCGTGGCCCGGCTGGTAATGAACGTCGATGCGGTCGACCACCGGCTGGGCGGTCTTGTCGCCCTTGAACTGCTTGATGGCCGCATCGATGTTCCACTTGACGATCTGGCTGTCGAGGAACAGCGTAGTGTACGCATTGCCACGGCCGTCAAAGGCGGTGTGCAGCGGGCCGAGGCCAATTTCTGGTTCGGCAACCACGCAGTCGCGCGCTTCCTTGAGACCGCCATCGAACCACTTGTGGACCAGGGCGATCTCAATCAGCGAGGCGGTCGGCGACAGCTTGCCCGAGCAGGCGAAGTATTTGCCGTCTGGGCTGGCATTGACGCCGTGCGGGTTCTTCGGCACCGGCACGTAGCAGGTCAGCGAGGTCTTCGGGTCCTTGTTTGCTTCGGAGCGGCCGTCGACCACCGGCACCTTGGACATGCCAATGGTGGTGAACTTGCCGGCCTTGACTGCTTCCTCGATGCGGGCAATGTTGAAGAACACGCAGGCGTCACGTTCGGACGACATCATGTCTTCATAGTGAACACCGTTTTCGGTGTTGTACTGGTTCGATGCGGCGAGCTTGCCGTCGTAGCTGGTCGCGACCAGATCCATGTTGCCGTCGACGCGGCACTGCCAGCGCACTTCCATGGTTTCGGCATCGACGCAGGAGAACAGACAGCCATATTTTTCGGGGGAATCTACGTCCGCACCAAAGTTCGGCAACGGTATGCTGAATTCACCGCCGGCGAACACGCGGGTCGTGTGGTTGATAGCCGGATCGACCGGATCACGCTTGTCCGTAAATAGGCCATGTTGCCCCTGAATATTTGGGATATCGGTGATCTTGTCGCACTCGAAGGTGTCGCCGCGGATGCGGGCCACGCGGGCATTCAGCTTGTCGTTAACCCAGAAGAACTTGCCGTCGTAGGTGCCGTCCTTATACGAACCGTGAATATGGTGGGTGTCACCGGTTTTGAATTTCAACTGGCCGTCGGGACGGGTGCCCAAGATCGCCTTGGATTCGTTGGTGATGCCCCAGCCATTCATGCAGTCGATGTTGAACACCGGGATACGCTTGAATTCGCGGCCGGATGGTAGACCAAAAATGCGGCATTCACCTGAGTGGCCACCGGAACTGATGATGTAGTAGTCATCGAGCTGACCGGGAGCGACTTCGGTCTTGCCGTGGGCGCCAGCGGCGGCCGGCTTGGCGGCATCTTCGCCTTCCGGCTTCTTGCAGGCGGCAAGGCCCACGCTCAGCCCCGCGCCGGCGAGACCGGCCAAGGCGGATTTACCCAGGAAGGAACGGCGACTCGGGTCTTGGGGTAGGAGTTCTTGGTCGGTCATGATAGAGGGCCTGTCGGTATGTGGAGAAGAGTGGCAACTGTGTCAAAATGTTGCATGTGTCAAACTGTCGCAGTTATTCTGTTCCTGCATGTCATCCGCATCGTTGATGATCGTCAAATGAAAGTTCTGAACAAGCACTTAATCTGAGTGAGATTGTTTCGTGGAGTTTGCAGGATGCCGTTTTTTACTCTTTTTCAGGATTGTTAGATGTCTCCCTCCCGTTCCCTTGGCCTGTTGTCCCTGGTTGCTGCGCTGAGCGCCTGTGGCGGACAGGAAAAAGCCCCTGCCGCAGCCGAGGCCCCGGCCGCTCCCGCTCCCGCTCCGGTCGCCGAAGCCCCGGCCGCCGCCCCGGCCGCCAGCACCGAAGTCGCTGCCGGCGAAGCGGTGTTCAAGAAAACCTGCGCCATGTGCCACCAGACCGGTGCGGCCGGCGCGCCGAAACTGGGCGACAAGGCCGACTGGGGTCCGCGTCTGGCACAGGGCAAGGACACGCTGTACAAGCACGCGCTGGAAGGCTTCAACGGCAACAAGGGCGCGATGCCGGCCAAGGGCGGCAACCCGTCGCTGTCCGACGATGACGTCAAGGCCGCTGTCGACTTCATGGCCGGCAAGAGCGCCTGACACGATTGAATCCTGCCCCTTTGCGACATGGGCGGGATTTCCGGACAAGCTGACGGGGCCGTGAGGCCCCGTTTTTCATGCCCGCTCAGCTGTCGTGCAGGCTGTCGAAGGCATCCGACCCCGTGGCCAGCGTGTCGAGCAGCCAGCCCAGCAGCACCGGCACATCGGTCAGTGGCAGGTCGATCGGGCGTGGTAGGCGGTCCGGGGCCCGGTACAGCACCGGCGAGGTGGCGGACAGCCGCGACAGCCGCCAGTCGCGATTGTCAGGCGCCAGCCAGGCGGCTTCCCAGCATGCCGGTGACGCCATGCGCAGCCACATCCCGACGCCATCCACATCGAGCAGCTCGACGGCATCCAGCCGGCGCAGTGCGCCGCCCGGATAGCGGTCGGCATGGCGCTGTTCGACCAGTTCGACCAGGCAGGCATGCGGGCTGTCGTCTTCCAGCATCGTGCCGCGCAGGCGGGCGGCCAGCACGGCCCGCACCCGCTCGCTTTCGGCCTGCAGCACCGAGGCACGGATGGCGACGGTGTCCTCGTCCTCCGCCCGCCGGCCTGCCGCGATGTCGTGAATCAGCGCATCGGCCGATGCCGCGTCAGCCGCGGCCAGTGCCGCCTTGCCGGCTTCGCGCAGCTCATACTGCAGCCGCGCCAGCGCTTCGACCTCTGCCGCCACTTCCGGCTGCAGGTCGCGAAAGAAATCCGGGTTGGACATGGCGTCACATCCCCTGGTCTTTGAGTACGCCGCCGTCGAGCTTGATCATCTCCGGCGTGACTTCGTTGAAGGCGTAAACCTTGCCGCCATACTGGCCGGCGAAGCGTTCGGCGTCGGCGCGCAGCGCAAAGGTGCCGAAGGTCGGTCCCATGCTGCCGGTGCGCTTGCTGCCTGCCACATAGAATGCCTTGCGCGCGTCGACCCAGTAGCCGACCGGCTTCTGCCAGTTGGCATGTGCCATGTCCTGCACGAAGGCGCCCTTGATCGGCTTGACCTGTTCCGGCTCGATCAGCAGCGACATCAGCTCGATGGTGTCGCAGAAATAGTCGATCTGGCCGTCACTGAAGCGGATCTGGCCTTTCGGGCCCGGGTAGTCGGCCAGCACCATGCCGTCGAGTGCGCAGGCGGCGCCCTGCGGCGGGTTCAACTCGGCATCGGCCGGCTTGTCGCTGGTGGACGCCTGGCCGCAGGCGGCCAGCAGTCCGGTCAGCAGCAGCGGAAGAAGGAATTTTTTCATGGTCGTTTGAATCTCCAGACAGCCAGTGCCAGCGGAACGGCAATCCAGGCCAGCATGACACCGCCGAGCAGGGCCGGGTGGGTCAGCGTGTCCGGCAGCACCGTCGCCAGGCCGTAGAACGCCTTCAGTTCGGATGAGGAAAACACGTTGAGAATGCGGAACACATCGGTCGGATTCAGGAACAGCGCGATGACGAACGCGCCGGTGCCGCCTTCGCCGCTGGCCAGCACCATGACCCCGAGCAGGACCAGATCGAATACCAGCACGAACAGGAACCACAGCGCGATGGCCACGCCGCTGGCGCTGGCGCGGTCACGCGAGCAGACCGACACCAGTACCGCCAGACTCAGGAACGACAGGCCGAGCAGCAGCGAACTGGCGACAAAGCCGGCGTAGTGCCACAGCGCGTACAGGTCGAAGAACGGCGCCAGCGCGATGCCGGCCACGCCGAAACCGGCCACGGTGGCGGCCGTCAGCGCGGTGGCCAGGCCGAGGTATTTGCCGAGGATCAGTTCGGTGCGGGTGATCGGCATCGACAGCAGCAGATCGAGCGAGCCGCGTTCGCGCTCACCGACCACCACATCGAAGCCGAGAATCAGCGCGATCAGCGGCAGCAGGTAGATGACCAGGCTGGTCAGGCTGGCGATGGTCGGCTCGATGCCGCGAAAGCCGACCGTGCCCTGTTGCGCCGGACCGAACCAGGCGATGACCAGCGCGAACAGCGCAAACAGGATGGCGACCACCAGTACCCAGCGATTGCGAATGCGGTCGCGGCATTCCTTGCCGGCGATGGTCAGCAGCGGAGCAAGAGCGAAGTCCATCAGCGGGTCTCCCGGGCAGCGGCATGGACATCGCGACGATGGCCCAGAAAGACCGCTTCCAGTGTCGGTTCGATAAAGCGCACGTCGGCCAGTGCCTCGCCGAGCCGGGCCAGTACCGCCAGCAGGCGCGGCTTGTCGGCGCGGTCGATGGCCAGCGACAGGCCGTGCGGCTGGCTGGCGGGCTCGAAGCCGGCCTCGGTCAGCGCGGCCAGTGCGGCCGGCCGCTCGGCGACGGCCAGCGTCAGCTCGACCGTGACCGGCAGGGCAATGGCGGCCGACAGTTCGGCCACGGTGCCGAGCGCGGCCAGCCGGCCGGCGCTCATCAGTGCCAGCCGGTCGACCCGCTGTTCGATCTCGGCCAGGATGTGCGAAGTCAGGATCACCGTCGCACCGCCGGCGCGCACCCGTTCCAGAATGGCGTAGAACTCGTGAATGCCTTCCGGGTCGAGGCCGGTCGTCGGCTCGTCCAGCAGCAGCAGCTTCGGCGCACCGAGCAGCGCCTGGGCGAAACCGAGCCGCTGGCGCATGCCCTTCGAGTAGTCGCGGACCCGGCGCTTGCCGACGGCCGGCAGGCCGACCGTATCCAGCAGTTCGGCGTACGGCGCATCGCTGACGCCCTTGAGCCGGGCGAAAAAGGCCAGCGTCTCCAGTCCGGTCAGGTTGTCGTACAGCACCACGTTTTCCGGCAGATAGCCGATCTGGCGGCGCACCGCGCGGAAATGCGGGCCGGTCACTGCCTCGCCGCACAGTGCGATTTCGCCACTGCTGACCGGCAGCAGGCCGAGCATCATCTTGAACAGCGTGCTCTTGCCGGCGCCGTTATGACCGATCAGCCCGAAAATCTCGCCGGCATCGACGGCAAAGCCGACCCGGTCGACAGCGACAAAATCGCCGAAGCGACGGCTGACGTCGCGAACCTCAATGGCGTTCGGCATGAATCCATTCTCTCCAGTTGGCATGGTGGGGCTGCATGGCAGGGTGCGCCTCGACCACAGACGGCACCCGCAGCACCGGGAACTGGCGCGCGATCATGCGCAGGGTCTGCACGGCCGGG contains:
- a CDS encoding transposase; protein product: MRKSRFTEAQVIAVLKEAEAGLPVTELCRKYGISDATFYNWRNKFGGMEVSEAKRLKQLEEENARLKRLVANQALDIEMLKEVL
- a CDS encoding copper chaperone PCu(A)C, with the protein product MQRLLLCLSVTLTMLCMPALADPGTVTARDGWAWRTRAGQYGSAGFVTLTSTTPARLIAASSPRVGRVEIHESFVDAQGRFGMRRLGALPLSPARPLVMRHDGIHLMLIGLRTPLAVGDRLPLTLTIDSGGLREIVSTTLVVKAL
- the nosZ gene encoding TAT-dependent nitrous-oxide reductase, with product MTDQELLPQDPSRRSFLGKSALAGLAGAGLSVGLAACKKPEGEDAAKPAAAGAHGKTEVAPGQLDDYYIISSGGHSGECRIFGLPSGREFKRIPVFNIDCMNGWGITNESKAILGTRPDGQLKFKTGDTHHIHGSYKDGTYDGKFFWVNDKLNARVARIRGDTFECDKITDIPNIQGQHGLFTDKRDPVDPAINHTTRVFAGGEFSIPLPNFGADVDSPEKYGCLFSCVDAETMEVRWQCRVDGNMDLVATSYDGKLAASNQYNTENGVHYEDMMSSERDACVFFNIARIEEAVKAGKFTTIGMSKVPVVDGRSEANKDPKTSLTCYVPVPKNPHGVNASPDGKYFACSGKLSPTASLIEIALVHKWFDGGLKEARDCVVAEPEIGLGPLHTAFDGRGNAYTTLFLDSQIVKWNIDAAIKQFKGDKTAQPVVDRIDVHYQPGHGWTTMGETKEADGKFFNSGNKFSKDRFLPVGPLHAETEQLIDISGDKMVLVADHPAYSEPHDAIGIRRDVIKTRQVYNMDDFPNAVKDPKSQRIERNGNKVTIYLASQAPAYSMREFKVKQGDEVTIILTNHDKVEDLTHGFGIPMYDINFVVNPQETKSVTFKADKPGVFWCYCTHFCHALHLEMRSRMIVERR
- a CDS encoding c-type cytochrome → MSPSRSLGLLSLVAALSACGGQEKAPAAAEAPAAPAPAPVAEAPAAAPAASTEVAAGEAVFKKTCAMCHQTGAAGAPKLGDKADWGPRLAQGKDTLYKHALEGFNGNKGAMPAKGGNPSLSDDDVKAAVDFMAGKSA
- a CDS encoding nitrous oxide reductase accessory protein NosL, giving the protein MKKFLLPLLLTGLLAACGQASTSDKPADAELNPPQGAACALDGMVLADYPGPKGQIRFSDGQIDYFCDTIELMSLLIEPEQVKPIKGAFVQDMAHANWQKPVGYWVDARKAFYVAGSKRTGSMGPTFGTFALRADAERFAGQYGGKVYAFNEVTPEMIKLDGGVLKDQGM
- a CDS encoding ABC transporter permease subunit is translated as MDFALAPLLTIAGKECRDRIRNRWVLVVAILFALFALVIAWFGPAQQGTVGFRGIEPTIASLTSLVIYLLPLIALILGFDVVVGERERGSLDLLLSMPITRTELILGKYLGLATALTAATVAGFGVAGIALAPFFDLYALWHYAGFVASSLLLGLSFLSLAVLVSVCSRDRASASGVAIALWFLFVLVFDLVLLGVMVLASGEGGTGAFVIALFLNPTDVFRILNVFSSSELKAFYGLATVLPDTLTHPALLGGVMLAWIAVPLALAVWRFKRP
- a CDS encoding ABC transporter ATP-binding protein, with amino-acid sequence MPNAIEVRDVSRRFGDFVAVDRVGFAVDAGEIFGLIGHNGAGKSTLFKMMLGLLPVSSGEIALCGEAVTGPHFRAVRRQIGYLPENVVLYDNLTGLETLAFFARLKGVSDAPYAELLDTVGLPAVGKRRVRDYSKGMRQRLGFAQALLGAPKLLLLDEPTTGLDPEGIHEFYAILERVRAGGATVILTSHILAEIEQRVDRLALMSAGRLAALGTVAELSAAIALPVTVELTLAVAERPAALAALTEAGFEPASQPHGLSLAIDRADKPRLLAVLARLGEALADVRFIEPTLEAVFLGHRRDVHAAARETR